In Quercus robur chromosome 10, dhQueRobu3.1, whole genome shotgun sequence, a genomic segment contains:
- the LOC126702223 gene encoding probable methyltransferase PMT19: MATPPPSLQAPTPNPLKRPLIRLFLLTILCSLCYFLGSYTNTNSTPTPPSTPLFQDQLHCSKPNFTIHNTHYFSPSPPPLDFEPHHTVTLTLPQDQGQNIKLLGFCSRNFTNYCPCHDPPREKQFITERRFHKQRHCPGNGEKPRCLVPRPAGYRRPFPWPKSRDYAWFRNVPFPRLTELKKSQNWVRLEGDRLVFPGGGTSFPKGVKGYIEEIKRVVPLKSGNIRTVLDVGCGVASFGASLMDYNILTMSIAPRDIHEAQVHFALERGLPAMLGVLSTNRLPFPSRAFDMAHCSRCLVPWTSYDGLYLMEIDRILRPGGYWVLSGPPINWRVNFKGWERQTKDLENEQISLEDLARRLCWKKIAERGSIAVWRKPSNHMHCIQKLKAWKSTQFCTSPDADAGWYTKMDPCIFPLPQVKDVHDISGGALEKWPKRLNAAPPRITSKIINGITVRTLNEDVQLWRRRVSHYGIILKSLNNCKFRNVMDMNAGFGGFAAALTKCPVWVMNVVPFDAKNNTLGIVYERGLIGTYMNWCEAFSTYPRTYDFIHANGVFSMYMDKCDILYILLEMHRILRPDGAIIIREHVDIIVKVKDITDRMRWNGKILHSENGPFHSEKILLVDNSL, translated from the exons ATGGCAACCCCACCACCATCACTCCAAGCTCCAACTCCAAATCCTCTCAAAAGACCCTTAATCAGACTCTTCCTCCTCACCATCCTCTGCTCTCTCTGCTACTTTCTTGGATCTTACACCAACACTAACTCAACACCAACTCCACCATCCACGCCTCTCTTTCAAGACCAACTCCACTGTTCCAAACCCAACTTCACAATCCACAACACCCACTACTTCTCTCCATCACCACCACCTTTAGACTTTGAACCGCACCACACAGTCACACTCACTCTGCCACAAGACCAAGGACAAAACATCAAGCTCTTGGGCTTTTGCTCTAGAAACTTCACCAATTACTGCCCATGTCATGACCCTCCAAGAGAGAAGCAATTCATTACTGAAAGAAGGTTTCACAAGCAGCGGCATTGCCCTGGAAATGGAGAAAAACCACGGTGTTTGGTGCCAAGGCCGGCCGGGTACAGAAGGCCATTTCCATGGCCAAAGAGCAGAGACTATGCTTGGTTTAGGAATGTGCCTTTCCCCAGGCTCACTGAGTTGAAGAAATCACAGAATTGGGTTCGTTTGGAGGGTGATCGGTTGGTTTTTCCGGGAGGTGGGACTTCGTTTCCAAAGGGAGTGAAGGGTTATATTGAAGAGATCAAGCGGGTTGTGCCACTGAAATCTGGAAATATAAGGACAGTTCTTGATGTTGGATGTGGG GTTGCAAGCTTTGGAGCCTCTCTGATGGACTACAACATCTTGACGATGTCAATTGCACCACGGGATATACATGAAGCTCAAGTACATTTTGCCTTGGAAAGAGGACTTCCTGCCATGCTTGGTGTGCTAAGCACCAATAGGCTACCATTCCCCTCAAGAGCGTTTGATATGGCTCACTGTTCCAGATGCCTTGTACCATGGACTAGTTATG ATGGATTATATCTGATGGAGATTGATCGAATTTTACGTCCTGGTGGCTATTGGGTACTGTCTGGGCCACCGATAAATTGGAGGGTCAATTTCAAAGGTTGGGAGAGACAGACTAAGGACTTGGAAAATGAGCAAATCAGTTTGGAAGATCTTGCTAGGCGATTGTGCTGGAAAAAGATTGCAGAGAGAGGTTCAATTGCTGTGTGGAGAAAACCCAGTAATCATATGCACTGCATCCAAAAGTTAAAGGCATGGAAATCAACTCAATTCTGCACTTCACCTGATGCTGATGCTGGTTG GTACACAAAAATGGATCCATGCATTTTCCCTCTTCCACAAGTGAAAGATGTCCACGATATATCTGGTGGTGCTCTAGAAAAATGGCCTAAACGGTTGAATGCTGCTCCACCtagaattacaagtaaaattaTTAACGGAATCACGGTGAGGACCTTAAATGAAGATGTTCAGTTATGGCGAAGGAGAGTTTCCCACTATGGGATCATACTCAAATCTCTCAACAATTGTAAATTTAGAAATGTTATGGATATGAATGCTGGCTTTGGGGGTTTTGCAGCTGCTCTGACAAAGTGTCCAGTTTGGGTGATGAATGTTGTTCCCTTTGATGCAAAAAATAATACCCTTGGTATCGTCTATGAGCGAGGCCTAATCGGAACTTACATGAACTG GTGTGAGGCTTTCTCAACATACCCACGAACATATGATTTCATACATGCCAACGGTGTATTCAGCATGTACATGGACAA GTGTGACATTCTTTATATACTCCTTGAGATGCATCGGATTCTTCGGCCAGATGGGGCTATAATAATAAGAGAACATGTGGACATCATTGTGAAAGTAAAAGACATCACAGATCGGATGAGATGGAATGGCAAGATATTACACAGCGAGAATGGGCCTTTCCACTCTGAGAAAATACTTCTTGTAGACAATTCTTTATAG